One window of Pseudacidobacterium ailaaui genomic DNA carries:
- a CDS encoding polyprenyl synthetase family protein — protein MSTTTIATAKEVFDLLHDDLCSIEREFGEDAISSVKAITEISEYLREGGGKRIRPSLLLLSARSQGYSGPGMVRLGAVVEMVHTATLVHDDIIDSADTRRGRPSANTTWGNAKCVLAGDWLYMQAFRVALEERNFKVLDLLINLTQQMVEGELLQMETLGRPVTEQEYNDLIYRKTACLFEVSMRLGSVLANQNGDAEAQMGEYGHSLGMAFQIVDDVLDLTATEEVLGKPVASDLREGKATLAVIHSLEHGTAQDREAILKVLSDRSFNRVRHDEILAILVRNGSLDHAMNVAFHYAERARAALSGLPDSDYKRALLWVPDFVLAREK, from the coding sequence GTGAGCACGACAACCATTGCCACGGCCAAAGAGGTCTTCGATCTTCTACATGATGACCTGTGCTCCATTGAGCGCGAGTTTGGCGAGGACGCCATCTCCTCTGTCAAGGCCATTACGGAAATTTCCGAATATCTGCGTGAGGGCGGTGGCAAACGCATTCGCCCATCGCTTCTTTTGCTCTCGGCCCGGTCGCAGGGCTATTCCGGACCAGGCATGGTGCGCCTGGGCGCTGTCGTCGAAATGGTGCATACGGCCACGCTGGTCCACGACGACATTATTGATTCAGCCGATACCCGCCGCGGCCGCCCCTCAGCCAACACTACATGGGGCAACGCCAAATGCGTCCTTGCCGGGGACTGGCTTTACATGCAGGCCTTCCGCGTGGCCTTGGAAGAGCGTAACTTCAAGGTGCTCGACCTGCTCATCAACCTGACACAGCAAATGGTGGAAGGGGAACTGCTTCAGATGGAAACACTGGGCCGCCCCGTCACCGAACAGGAATATAACGATCTCATCTACCGTAAGACGGCCTGTCTATTTGAGGTCTCCATGCGCCTCGGTTCGGTGCTGGCCAACCAAAACGGGGATGCCGAAGCACAGATGGGTGAATATGGGCATTCCCTCGGCATGGCTTTTCAGATCGTAGATGATGTCCTGGACCTGACGGCAACCGAAGAAGTCCTCGGCAAACCGGTTGCCAGTGACCTGCGCGAAGGGAAGGCCACACTGGCCGTGATTCATTCCCTGGAACATGGCACGGCGCAGGACCGCGAGGCCATCCTGAAGGTGCTGTCCGATCGCAGTTTCAACCGGGTCAGACATGATGAGATTCTGGCCATTCTCGTCCGAAACGGATCTCTGGACCATGCCATGAACGTGGCCTTCCATTATGCGGAAAGGGCCAGGGCCGCCCTCTCCGGCCTTCCGGATTCCGACTATAAACGGGCGCTGCTTTGGGTGCCAGACTTTGTCCTGGCCCGCGAGAAATAA
- a CDS encoding type 1 glutamine amidotransferase domain-containing protein — MADTLHGKKIAILATDGFEQVELTGPKETLESAGAHTEVISPKAGEIRGWDLKDWGRSVRVDKPLTEAKASDYDLLLLPGGVMNPDHLRTDQKAVAFVKDFEASGKPIAAICHGPWLLVEAGVVKGRTVTSWPSVKTDLENAGAHWVDQQVAVDGNLITSRKPDDIPAFCKAVMEILTQNRAHAAA; from the coding sequence ATGGCAGATACTCTGCATGGAAAGAAAATCGCGATCCTGGCCACGGACGGATTCGAGCAGGTGGAATTGACCGGGCCCAAGGAGACGCTTGAATCCGCAGGTGCGCATACTGAGGTGATATCACCAAAAGCAGGGGAAATTCGGGGATGGGACCTCAAAGACTGGGGCAGGTCCGTCAGGGTAGACAAGCCACTCACGGAAGCCAAGGCCTCGGATTATGATTTGCTCCTGCTTCCAGGAGGCGTCATGAATCCGGACCATCTGCGTACCGACCAGAAGGCCGTCGCATTTGTGAAAGACTTTGAAGCCTCTGGGAAACCAATCGCGGCCATCTGTCACGGGCCATGGCTTCTGGTTGAAGCCGGAGTGGTAAAAGGACGAACGGTTACCTCCTGGCCTTCGGTGAAAACAGACCTAGAGAATGCCGGGGCTCATTGGGTAGACCAGCAGGTGGCCGTGGATGGGAATCTGATTACCAGCCGAAAGCCGGACGATATTCCTGCTTTTTGCAAAGCGGTGATGGAAATTCTTACCCAGAACCGTGCCCACGCGGCAGCATAA
- a CDS encoding YajQ family cyclic di-GMP-binding protein — MAGENSFDIVSKVDLQEVRNAIEQAVKEVRTRFDLKDSHSEVHLEGDQTIQLASADEYKLEAVNEILRQKLVKRGISLKALTYGKVEPAAGSTVRQKISLQQGIPTEKAKEIVRIIKDSKKKAQASIQGDTVRVSSKDRDTLQEIIALLKSKDLGIDMQFTNYRSN, encoded by the coding sequence ATGGCCGGGGAAAATTCTTTTGACATCGTGAGCAAAGTAGACCTTCAGGAGGTACGCAATGCCATCGAGCAGGCGGTCAAGGAGGTCCGCACGCGCTTTGATCTAAAGGACTCCCACTCAGAGGTCCATCTTGAAGGCGACCAGACGATCCAGCTTGCCTCTGCTGATGAGTACAAACTGGAGGCAGTCAATGAAATTTTGCGTCAGAAGCTGGTCAAACGCGGCATCTCACTCAAAGCGCTCACTTATGGAAAAGTAGAGCCTGCGGCGGGTTCTACCGTACGCCAGAAAATCAGCCTTCAGCAGGGCATTCCAACCGAGAAGGCAAAGGAGATTGTTCGCATCATTAAAGACTCGAAAAAAAAGGCCCAGGCCTCAATACAGGGGGACACGGTGCGTGTTTCCAGCAAGGACCGCGATACTCTGCAGGAGATCATCGCCCTGCTGAAATCAAAGGACCTCGGTATTGACATGCAGTTTACGAATTACCGGTCGAACTAG
- a CDS encoding MBL fold metallo-hydrolase gives MVTRRIFLKQAGLAGAGLITAPRFVMAQQAATTVPDRVRQFRNDGANTPIKVTKLRENLFLLQGVGGNMLAQTGPDGTLLIDSSASTAAPHIREALQGLNAPPLKLLVNTHWHYDHTDGNAALHDSTGVFIIAHENTRRRLSTPQEIAFMQMHFAPDPPAALPQQTFTDHQKIFLNNDELHLVHFPPAHTDTDIYIHFVNANVLHAGDTFFNGFYPFIDGSTGGNLRGMVRAAETCLALADNETKIVPGHGPLGDKASLQRYQAMLSDVADKVEKLKASGKSREEVVAARPTSKYDAEWGKGLLSPDQFAALAYQTL, from the coding sequence ATGGTGACGCGCAGAATCTTTCTCAAGCAGGCTGGCCTGGCAGGAGCGGGCCTGATCACGGCCCCTCGTTTCGTCATGGCGCAACAAGCTGCAACGACTGTTCCTGACAGGGTACGACAGTTCCGTAACGATGGAGCGAACACGCCAATCAAAGTAACCAAGCTTCGCGAAAATCTCTTTTTGCTGCAAGGCGTCGGCGGCAACATGCTGGCGCAGACCGGCCCGGACGGAACTTTATTGATTGATTCAAGTGCTTCCACGGCTGCGCCGCATATCCGGGAAGCATTGCAAGGGCTGAATGCGCCCCCGCTGAAATTGCTGGTCAATACCCACTGGCACTATGACCATACCGATGGCAATGCAGCGCTGCATGACAGCACGGGTGTCTTCATCATTGCGCATGAAAACACGCGCAGACGCCTCTCCACTCCGCAGGAAATCGCTTTTATGCAGATGCACTTTGCCCCTGACCCTCCGGCTGCACTCCCCCAGCAGACATTTACCGATCATCAGAAAATCTTCCTGAACAACGATGAGCTGCACCTGGTTCACTTCCCGCCCGCGCACACGGATACAGACATTTACATTCATTTTGTGAACGCAAACGTCCTTCATGCCGGAGATACGTTCTTCAACGGGTTTTATCCATTCATTGATGGCAGTACCGGCGGGAACCTTCGCGGGATGGTTCGCGCCGCTGAGACTTGCCTGGCCTTGGCGGACAATGAAACTAAGATTGTTCCCGGGCATGGTCCGCTGGGTGATAAGGCATCTTTGCAGAGATATCAAGCCATGCTCTCCGATGTGGCCGACAAAGTAGAAAAGCTGAAGGCCTCCGGGAAGAGCAGAGAAGAAGTGGTAGCGGCCAGACCTACGTCGAAATACGACGCGGAATGGGGCAAGGGCCTTCTTTCTCCTGACCAGTTTGCTGCTTTGGCCTACCAGACACTCTGA
- a CDS encoding ABC transporter ATP-binding protein, with product MAEAIIRAQQVEKFYAQPSENRIQVIAPTDLAIWPGEIVALLGPSGSGKSTLLRMLSGLSRPSGGEVFWHEKPIGSVEINVSIVFQSFALFPWLTVLENVEAPLKARGIDPEVRRERSLKILDTVGLDGFQSAYPKELSGGMRQRVGFARALVVEPEVLFMDEPFSALDVLTAENLRSELLELWQKKTIPTQAIFIVTHNIEEAVLLADRIIVLGRNPGHVRTDFKVALPHPRDKKTPAFTRLVDYIYTVLTRPDVTPDVPRLHVDGRRIRDQREMRYEMLPHARPGGIAGLLEIIIDFGGRADVYRLADELAFELDDLLPIVDAAQLLGFLKVEEGDVSITTEGREFAESEILRQKELFREAALGHVLLLRQITRALNNKSDHTVPEEFFLDMLDEQFSEEETQRQLETAINWGRYAELFDFDATRRRFVLPEVEETAATVDGSEGA from the coding sequence ATGGCGGAAGCGATTATTCGAGCGCAGCAAGTCGAGAAATTTTACGCTCAGCCGAGCGAAAACCGCATTCAGGTCATTGCCCCAACGGATCTTGCCATTTGGCCAGGCGAGATTGTGGCCCTTCTGGGACCCTCTGGGTCCGGAAAATCCACCCTGCTGAGGATGCTCTCCGGTTTGTCCAGACCTTCGGGAGGGGAGGTCTTCTGGCACGAAAAGCCGATTGGTTCAGTAGAAATCAATGTCTCTATCGTCTTTCAGAGCTTCGCGCTCTTTCCCTGGCTTACCGTTCTGGAAAACGTCGAAGCACCTCTGAAGGCCCGGGGGATTGACCCCGAAGTCCGCCGGGAGCGCAGCCTGAAGATTCTGGACACGGTTGGACTTGACGGTTTCCAGTCCGCATATCCGAAAGAGCTTTCCGGTGGGATGCGCCAACGTGTGGGTTTTGCTCGCGCCCTGGTCGTTGAGCCAGAGGTCCTGTTTATGGACGAGCCATTTTCGGCCCTCGACGTGCTCACGGCAGAAAACCTCCGCAGCGAGCTTCTGGAGCTATGGCAGAAAAAGACCATTCCCACGCAAGCCATCTTCATCGTGACGCACAATATTGAAGAGGCTGTGCTGCTTGCAGACCGCATCATTGTGCTCGGACGCAACCCAGGGCATGTGCGCACCGACTTCAAGGTCGCCCTGCCGCATCCCCGAGACAAAAAGACCCCGGCCTTCACTCGCCTGGTGGACTATATCTACACGGTCCTTACCCGGCCTGATGTGACTCCCGATGTTCCGCGTCTGCATGTTGATGGTCGCCGCATCCGGGACCAGCGTGAGATGCGCTATGAGATGCTGCCCCATGCTCGACCCGGAGGCATTGCCGGACTGCTCGAAATCATCATCGATTTTGGTGGACGGGCCGATGTCTACCGTCTGGCTGACGAGCTTGCTTTTGAACTGGATGACCTGCTGCCCATTGTGGATGCTGCCCAGCTCCTTGGTTTCCTCAAGGTTGAAGAAGGCGATGTTTCCATCACGACGGAGGGGCGCGAATTTGCCGAATCAGAAATCCTGCGCCAGAAGGAGCTTTTTCGGGAGGCAGCATTGGGCCATGTTTTGCTGTTGCGCCAGATCACGCGCGCCCTCAACAATAAATCCGACCATACCGTACCCGAAGAGTTCTTCCTCGACATGCTGGATGAGCAGTTCAGCGAAGAAGAGACCCAGCGTCAGCTTGAGACTGCCATTAACTGGGGGCGCTACGCCGAACTGTTTGATTTTGACGCCACCCGGCGGCGTTTTGTCCTGCCTGAGGTCGAAGAGACCGCAGCCACTGTAGACGGAAGCGAGGGTGCATGA
- a CDS encoding YbaB/EbfC family nucleoid-associated protein produces the protein MFNPLKLQEMLSQAKQMQEQIQEKLGQTIVEASSGGGAVTVKMNGQKQVLKVTIDPSAVIGLSGSSADVEMLEDLIAAAFNEAGRRADEAIKSAASSMLGGLNLPPGLL, from the coding sequence ATGTTCAATCCTTTGAAACTTCAGGAAATGCTGTCCCAGGCAAAGCAGATGCAGGAACAGATACAGGAAAAACTGGGCCAGACCATCGTCGAAGCATCCTCAGGTGGCGGAGCAGTCACAGTAAAGATGAACGGACAGAAGCAGGTCCTCAAGGTAACGATTGATCCCAGCGCCGTCATCGGCCTTAGCGGCAGTTCGGCCGACGTGGAGATGCTGGAAGACCTGATCGCCGCTGCATTCAACGAAGCCGGACGCCGTGCAGACGAGGCCATCAAGTCTGCGGCCTCCTCCATGCTGGGTGGACTGAATCTGCCCCCAGGGTTGCTGTAA
- a CDS encoding response regulator, whose product MHDNKQAKPKVLVADDERVIADTLAIILNQSGFEAIAVYSGEKAVEMAESIKPDMLISDVIMTDLNGIDAAIKIRAMLPSCKILLFSGQAATADLLDRARNQGHEFEILAKPVHPQDLLAKLRA is encoded by the coding sequence ATGCACGACAACAAGCAGGCTAAACCTAAAGTCCTTGTGGCTGATGATGAACGTGTAATTGCTGATACTCTGGCCATCATTCTGAACCAGAGTGGATTTGAGGCCATTGCTGTCTACAGCGGAGAGAAGGCAGTAGAGATGGCAGAATCCATAAAGCCGGACATGCTGATCAGTGACGTCATCATGACGGACCTGAATGGGATTGATGCAGCCATCAAGATCCGCGCGATGCTGCCCTCCTGCAAGATTCTGCTCTTTTCCGGACAGGCAGCGACCGCCGACCTGCTGGATCGCGCCCGCAATCAAGGCCATGAGTTTGAGATCCTGGCAAAACCCGTGCACCCGCAGGACCTGCTGGCAAAGCTGAGGGCCTAA
- a CDS encoding leucyl aminopeptidase, producing the protein MRTVLQCGNAAGTETELLIVFTTDTTTEKDAKPEVTLLTEEPSLRQAAAPFLNTGEFSSNPNETLLLHAPQGLQARRLLLVGLGKASKTTLNHVRRAAGTAVRFAKARRLRNLCMVAPVSAAFQEGAERAIAEGAILADFDPDTYRSDRKDLSIESLTVILAEGAEQHAAEERLRHGVVLAESQNFTRSLVNEPGNRLTPTVLGRKAAEMASECGLKCEVYGAEKLHELKMGAFWSVAQGSDEPPALIVLTYEPEGAQPGPVLGLVGKGITFDTGGISLKPADNMEKMKYDMAGGAAMIGAMRAIAQLKPKVKVVAIVCATENMPSGKAQKPGDVQIAMSGKSIEIINTDAEGRLVLADGLAYAKQLGATHLIDAATLTGAVAVALGQINAGAFSNDEETYQRFSNAANRTGEKFWRLPLDEEYRDLIRSDIADIKNTGGRYGGAITAAMFLKEFAEDTPWIHLDIASMAWLEEAKPWTAKGPTGVGVRSIVEWVRSYAR; encoded by the coding sequence ATGAGAACAGTACTGCAATGCGGCAATGCAGCCGGGACAGAAACTGAACTGCTGATCGTCTTCACTACAGACACCACAACAGAAAAAGATGCAAAGCCGGAAGTCACACTTCTGACTGAAGAACCCTCTCTCCGGCAGGCAGCGGCCCCTTTTCTGAACACGGGCGAATTTTCCAGTAATCCCAACGAAACCCTCCTGCTTCACGCGCCGCAGGGACTGCAAGCCAGGCGCCTGCTACTGGTCGGACTCGGGAAGGCTTCCAAGACAACCCTAAACCATGTACGCCGGGCTGCGGGAACAGCCGTCCGCTTCGCAAAAGCGCGGAGGCTGCGGAACCTGTGTATGGTTGCACCCGTTTCTGCCGCTTTTCAGGAAGGGGCCGAGAGGGCCATCGCTGAGGGTGCAATTCTTGCGGATTTTGATCCGGACACCTATCGCAGCGACCGCAAGGACCTGAGTATCGAGTCACTTACTGTCATTCTTGCTGAAGGCGCTGAACAACATGCCGCGGAAGAGAGACTACGTCATGGAGTGGTCCTTGCTGAGTCGCAAAACTTCACTCGCTCCCTGGTCAATGAACCCGGCAACCGGCTCACTCCGACGGTCCTGGGCCGGAAAGCCGCAGAGATGGCCAGCGAATGCGGCCTGAAGTGTGAAGTTTATGGTGCAGAAAAGCTGCATGAACTGAAGATGGGGGCGTTCTGGAGTGTGGCCCAAGGGTCGGATGAGCCTCCGGCGCTGATTGTGCTTACTTATGAGCCGGAAGGTGCTCAGCCAGGTCCTGTGCTGGGCCTGGTAGGCAAAGGCATCACCTTCGATACAGGAGGCATCTCTCTGAAGCCCGCAGACAACATGGAAAAGATGAAGTATGACATGGCAGGGGGCGCGGCGATGATCGGCGCCATGCGGGCCATCGCGCAATTGAAGCCAAAGGTAAAGGTCGTTGCCATTGTCTGCGCTACGGAGAACATGCCGTCAGGCAAGGCACAGAAGCCGGGCGATGTGCAGATTGCTATGTCTGGCAAGAGCATTGAGATCATCAATACCGATGCAGAAGGACGGCTGGTCCTCGCTGATGGTCTGGCCTATGCCAAACAGCTTGGAGCCACACATCTGATTGATGCGGCCACTCTTACCGGCGCTGTTGCGGTTGCTCTGGGCCAGATCAACGCCGGAGCATTTTCCAATGACGAAGAAACCTATCAGCGGTTTAGCAATGCGGCCAACAGAACAGGAGAAAAATTCTGGAGACTTCCGCTGGATGAAGAATACCGCGACCTGATCCGCTCCGACATTGCCGATATCAAGAACACAGGAGGCCGTTACGGCGGGGCCATCACAGCAGCCATGTTCCTGAAAGAGTTTGCAGAGGACACACCGTGGATCCATCTGGACATTGCCAGCATGGCATGGCTGGAGGAGGCAAAACCCTGGACGGCAAAAGGCCCGACCGGCGTCGGAGTACGCAGTATTGTCGAGTGGGTACGAAGCTACGCCAGATGA
- the pstS gene encoding phosphate ABC transporter substrate-binding protein PstS: MDPHSCRKLTAALVAAAIFSITGCKSNTGDTGQESVMLSGAGSTFVYPVMTRWIQDYSQQHPNVRINYQSIGSGGGIQQVKMGTVDFGASDAALSDEQLKEMKPVIQIPESAGPVCITYNLPDLKQPLQLSPQALAAIFLGTIKSWQDPAITKDNPGVQMPKLPVIVAHRADGSGTTNIFTTYLAAVSPEWQSKVGKGSSVSWPVGVGGKGSEGVTGNIRNAPGAIGYVELTYAEQNHLPVARIKNQAGAYIAPTAQATTAAINAFTSQLAQDPRTPIVNPPASAKDAYPISGLTFLILPKDGQDKEKRSALKSFVQYVITDGQSTAGSLSYAPLPDGVKQYDQQQLQQLTANGLPLQ, encoded by the coding sequence GTGGACCCACATTCTTGCCGCAAACTGACCGCTGCGCTTGTAGCTGCAGCCATTTTCAGCATCACCGGATGCAAATCAAATACAGGAGACACGGGACAGGAAAGCGTCATGCTGTCCGGTGCCGGCAGCACCTTCGTTTATCCGGTGATGACGCGCTGGATCCAGGATTATTCCCAGCAGCATCCTAATGTGCGCATTAACTATCAGTCCATCGGCTCTGGCGGTGGAATCCAGCAGGTGAAGATGGGGACGGTGGACTTTGGCGCATCGGATGCGGCACTCAGCGATGAGCAATTAAAGGAAATGAAACCTGTGATCCAGATTCCGGAGTCGGCAGGACCTGTCTGCATCACCTATAACCTGCCGGACCTGAAGCAGCCTCTCCAGCTCTCGCCCCAGGCACTGGCCGCAATTTTTCTGGGAACCATTAAGAGCTGGCAGGACCCGGCCATCACAAAAGACAATCCAGGGGTGCAGATGCCGAAGCTGCCCGTCATTGTGGCGCATCGGGCCGATGGCAGCGGTACTACAAACATCTTTACGACGTATCTGGCCGCTGTGAGTCCGGAATGGCAATCGAAAGTGGGTAAAGGAAGCTCAGTGAGCTGGCCAGTAGGAGTGGGCGGAAAAGGCAGCGAGGGCGTGACAGGAAACATTCGCAACGCACCCGGGGCAATCGGTTATGTTGAGCTGACCTATGCGGAACAGAACCACCTGCCGGTGGCCAGGATCAAAAACCAGGCAGGAGCCTACATCGCGCCCACGGCACAGGCCACAACGGCTGCCATCAATGCCTTTACGAGTCAATTAGCGCAGGACCCGCGGACCCCGATCGTCAATCCGCCTGCTTCGGCAAAAGATGCCTACCCCATTTCCGGCCTGACGTTCCTCATTCTTCCCAAGGATGGTCAGGACAAGGAAAAACGGTCTGCACTCAAGAGCTTTGTGCAATATGTCATTACCGATGGTCAGTCCACGGCAGGATCTTTGAGCTATGCGCCTTTGCCCGACGGCGTAAAGCAATATGATCAGCAACAGTTACAACAATTGACTGCAAACGGCCTGCCGCTGCAATAA
- a CDS encoding ABC transporter permease: protein MKVRYTLSRSLVVERSWPFFLDLTVAFGLLAGFYAVLQIAHYWMSGAVPEVQISQSPRMLPLYAFYSVVRIGVAYLLSLLFAVVYGYIAAYHRRLEALMIATLDILQSIPVLSFLPGVMLAMMSLVPSRQLGIEFGAILLIFTGQVWNMAFSFYSSLKSIPRELHEACTINRFSRWQRLWQLELPYAAIGLVWNSMVSVAGGWFFLMVCEMFPVGDRQFRLPGLGSYLQTAASTGNSLAMTYGLLTMVAIIVLTDQLVWRPVIDWSDKFKFENVEAADRVKSPVLAALRHSNMLAAIQRHTLVPLSESIYRSLARRNAKRLASSEQKPRSRVAAFLSWLLLIVVLGVVCFAAFKAILLLKQVPRSEVGTILLGAVATFFRVNISLLLAAAWTIPVGVAIGFNPRLARIAQPLAQIAASFPATALFPVILIGLMKLGAGLSIGSVALMMLGTQWYILFNVIAGAMAIPSEMREVATLFRFPNWQRWTTVILPGIFPYLITGLVTASGGAWNASIIAEYFHLKDQTLRTTGLGAQISAASDAGNFPVLLLATIIMALMVVTINRLVWRPLYHLAETKYRLD from the coding sequence ATGAAGGTCCGTTATACGCTTTCACGCTCGCTGGTGGTCGAGCGGTCCTGGCCGTTCTTTCTTGACCTTACCGTGGCCTTCGGCCTGCTTGCCGGCTTTTATGCTGTTCTTCAGATTGCTCACTACTGGATGAGCGGCGCAGTTCCGGAAGTGCAGATTTCGCAGTCTCCACGCATGCTGCCCTTGTATGCCTTTTATTCGGTGGTGCGCATCGGCGTGGCCTATCTGCTGAGTCTGTTGTTTGCCGTTGTCTATGGCTACATCGCTGCCTATCATCGGCGGCTGGAAGCGCTGATGATTGCTACGCTCGACATTCTGCAGTCCATACCAGTGCTCAGCTTCCTTCCTGGAGTGATGCTGGCCATGATGTCGCTTGTCCCTAGTCGGCAGCTTGGGATTGAATTTGGTGCGATTCTGCTCATCTTCACCGGGCAGGTCTGGAACATGGCCTTCAGCTTCTACTCCTCACTGAAGAGCATCCCCCGTGAACTGCATGAGGCCTGCACCATTAACCGTTTTTCGCGCTGGCAGCGCCTGTGGCAGCTTGAATTGCCCTATGCGGCCATCGGACTGGTTTGGAACTCGATGGTTTCCGTCGCGGGCGGCTGGTTTTTCCTCATGGTTTGTGAGATGTTCCCCGTAGGAGACCGCCAGTTCCGTCTGCCCGGACTTGGCTCCTATTTACAGACTGCCGCTTCTACAGGAAATTCACTCGCCATGACCTATGGTCTTTTGACCATGGTCGCCATTATTGTTCTCACTGACCAGTTGGTCTGGCGTCCGGTTATTGACTGGTCCGACAAATTCAAATTTGAAAATGTCGAAGCGGCCGACCGGGTCAAGTCGCCTGTGCTTGCCGCTTTACGGCACTCCAACATGCTGGCAGCCATCCAAAGGCATACTCTTGTTCCGCTCAGTGAGAGCATCTATCGCAGCCTGGCCCGCAGGAATGCAAAGCGGTTAGCATCCTCTGAGCAAAAGCCGCGGTCCAGGGTCGCTGCCTTTCTCTCCTGGCTTCTGCTGATTGTTGTTCTGGGAGTTGTTTGTTTTGCTGCCTTTAAGGCAATTCTGCTCCTCAAACAAGTCCCCCGCAGTGAAGTCGGTACGATTCTTCTGGGAGCTGTTGCTACGTTTTTCCGCGTCAACATCTCGCTGCTGCTGGCGGCTGCCTGGACGATCCCGGTTGGCGTCGCCATCGGTTTCAATCCCAGGCTGGCGCGTATTGCGCAGCCTCTGGCGCAAATTGCAGCTTCTTTTCCGGCCACCGCCCTTTTTCCGGTGATTCTTATCGGCTTGATGAAGCTTGGCGCGGGCCTCAGCATCGGGTCAGTGGCCCTCATGATGCTGGGGACGCAGTGGTACATCCTCTTCAATGTGATTGCCGGCGCCATGGCCATCCCCTCAGAAATGCGTGAAGTGGCCACACTTTTCCGCTTTCCCAACTGGCAGCGCTGGACGACGGTCATCCTTCCCGGAATCTTTCCTTATCTCATTACCGGATTGGTCACCGCCTCGGGTGGCGCCTGGAATGCGTCGATCATTGCCGAGTATTTCCACCTCAAAGACCAGACCTTGCGCACCACAGGGCTGGGAGCACAAATCAGTGCGGCAAGCGATGCCGGAAATTTCCCCGTTCTGTTGCTGGCCACCATCATCATGGCCCTCATGGTGGTCACCATCAACCGACTTGTCTGGCGGCCGTTATATCATCTGGCAGAAACAAAATACCGTCTGGACTAA